One region of Acidobacteriota bacterium genomic DNA includes:
- a CDS encoding outer membrane beta-barrel protein produces the protein MKRTLIPLMVLGLIASAIPAYGQVELIPRFTWLDTDTHEEIEGSSDRNDVRLELEDDTGYGVAVNFYLGSRFSTEIGLSLIEPDVITTETNDQSGTFINTTDVEVIPVTAVLQYHFNPDGPFDLYIGGGVAYVLVDDVEGDNVDQAGFDRIAIDEDAGFAANIGLNYWFGNTFGLNIDAKYVPLESSANVIFGSGTTTDEININPLLLSGGISIRF, from the coding sequence ATGAAACGCACATTGATTCCGTTGATGGTTCTCGGCCTGATCGCCTCGGCGATCCCAGCCTACGGCCAGGTCGAGCTGATCCCCCGCTTCACCTGGCTCGACACCGACACCCACGAGGAAATCGAGGGCTCGTCCGATCGAAACGATGTCCGACTCGAGCTCGAGGACGACACCGGTTATGGAGTTGCGGTCAATTTCTATCTCGGTTCCCGCTTCTCGACCGAGATCGGACTCTCGCTCATCGAGCCCGATGTCATCACCACGGAGACCAATGATCAGTCGGGAACCTTCATCAATACGACCGACGTCGAGGTCATCCCGGTGACCGCAGTGCTGCAGTATCACTTCAATCCGGACGGACCGTTCGATCTCTACATCGGCGGCGGCGTCGCGTACGTACTGGTGGACGACGTCGAGGGCGACAATGTCGACCAGGCGGGTTTCGACCGGATCGCGATCGACGAGGATGCCGGGTTCGCCGCGAACATCGGACTCAATTACTGGTTCGGGAATACCTTCGGGCTCAACATCGACGCGAAGTACGTTCCGCTCGAATCGTCCGCGAATGTGATCTTCGGCAGCGGTACGACGACCGACGAGATCAACATCAATCCCTTGCTCCTCTCCGGGGGTATTTCGATCAGGTTCTAG